In the Lentisphaera araneosa HTCC2155 genome, TGCAGGGAACGCTTAAATTCAGACTCCCAGAAGCAGCTATACATAACAAGTAGGTAAATGGCGAGTAGCGAAAAAAATAAACTCATTTGAAAATCCTCACCTTCCCAAAAACTATGTACTCCCAAATACAGACAGGCGAGCCCGCTTAAGCTGGGGCGCCATTTGTAGAATGGGAGTCGAGAGTATTTCAAAATGAATTTAAGGGATGGATAGAGTGACTATTGACCTAGCGCGTCAAAACAACTTTTGTTTTGGAGAGGCGATCATGCCAGCCTTTGGTTCCCTCGGCATAGAGGAAGCTAAAAGATTCAAAAGGAATAAATCGGCAAAAAGTTCTCAAAAGAATTGTGCCAGCTTTTGGTTTATTGCCGTCGAGGTCAACAACCTTGGTGCCGACAATCATTTTGCCAATGGTTTTGCCCATCATGATTTCTTGCGGGAAATAATAACTTGTGACCAAAAAGAGGCCGAATAAGAAGTTGGGTAAGGGCTCGGAAATACTTTCGAGTACATGCATGGAATTTGTCACAGCTAGCACAATGCCCAAGCACGCGCCAAAAAGCA is a window encoding:
- a CDS encoding RDD family protein translates to MEPANVYEAPETELEVGNFEEELNLASQGKRFLTLILDTVFYLIYSVLFGACLGIVLAVTNSMHVLESISEPLPNFLFGLFLVTSYYFPQEIMMGKTIGKMIVGTKVVDLDGNKPKAGTILLRTFCRFIPFESFSFLYAEGTKGWHDRLSKTKVVLTR